The Bradysia coprophila strain Holo2 chromosome IV, BU_Bcop_v1, whole genome shotgun sequence genome includes a region encoding these proteins:
- the LOC119085836 gene encoding uncharacterized protein LOC119085836 isoform X2, whose amino-acid sequence MNPRKRKSTSGTSEGSRTKKKTKNQPKDDPSTLLTDVCSDCLAIIFDYLDIDDLTAVAQTCVRFKEVAANIFFRKFNNSIAERSHRGSKIVKLVKIRNILKSFGDEMCSLEASSIDAWQSDKPNDPRILQLIKKYFCGNIDDKVIASEGFQKELQLKEFHFDESMVEKANFVFARLSKLKLTKCKLLGGTEQLFANCANLTKLKLDFVHTNPAVVFEYVGRANGRRFNKYVTSANPDPCFDHCFPKLTSFSMKSITTASADDLDNFLSKNPQLKKLKIVECRQFNDVIQSVVDHVPHIEKLNVNAKCIRKKELLQLMQLNKLVIQFNKGKHENVYSALKGVARGGILLDTLRLIDFQPSEKLVKTLIEFKTLKRLELVVNSFPESSRSMLSEQLQQTEVTVVSAA is encoded by the exons ATGAATCCTAGAAAACGGAAATCAACTTCTGGAACTTCCGAAGGGTCTAGAACTAAGAAG AAAACTAAAAACCAACCGAAAGATGATCCAAGCACATTGCTGACCGATGTATGCAGTGATTGTTTGGctataatttttgattatctGGATATCGACGATCTCACTGCTGTGGCCCAGACCTGTGTAAGATTCAAAGAAGTGGCTGCTAATATTTTCTTCCGAAAGTTTAACAATTCAATTGCTGAACGTTCTCATCGAGGATCGAAGATCGTTAAGCTGGTAAAAATTCGAAACATATTGAAGTCGTTCGGTGACGAAATGTGTTCACTTGAAGCATCCTCGATTGATGCATGGCAATCGGATAAGCCAAACGACCCACGGATCTTGCAACTaatcaagaaatatttctgcGGAAACATTGACGATAAAGTCATCGCCAGCGAAGGATTTCAGAAAGAATTGCAACTAAAAGAATTCCATTTCGACGAGTCCATGGTCGAAAAGGCGAATTTTGTTTTCGCGCGATTGTCGAAGCTGAAACTAACGAAATGCAAGCTCTTGGGTGGTACCGAACAGTTATTCGCTAACTGTGCGAATTTGACAAAGttaaaattggattttgtTCACACGAATCCAGCAGTTGTGTTTGAGTATGTTGGAAGGGCGAACGGAAGAAGATTCAACAAGTATGTGACGAGCGCCAATCCAGATCCATGCTTCGATCATTGCTTCCCAAAGTTGACATCCTTTTCGATGAAGTCCATTACTACTGCAAGTGCTGATGATCTCGACAACTTTCTGTCAAAAAATCCTCAACTCAAAAAGCTGAAGATCGTTGAATGTCGACAATTTAACGATGTCATTCAGTCGGTTGTGGACCACGTTCCACACATTGAAAAGTTGAACGTCAATGCCAAATGTATCAGAAAGAAGGAATTGCTGCAATTGATGCAACTGAACAAGTTGGTGATACAATTTAACAAAGggaagcatgaaaatgtttacagCGCACTGAAAGGAGTCGCTAGAGGTGGGATCTTGCTCGACACGTTGAGATTGATTGATTTCCAACCATCCGAGAAACTGGTCAAGACCCTAATCGAATTTAAAACACTGAAGCGACTGGAATTGGTCGTCAACAGCTTTCCGGAATCGAGTCGATCAATGTTGTCCGAACAACTTCAGCAAACAGAAGTAACAGTTGTAAGCGCTGCATAG
- the LOC119085836 gene encoding uncharacterized protein LOC119085836 isoform X1: MNPRKRKSTSGTSEGSRTKKVKKTKNQPKDDPSTLLTDVCSDCLAIIFDYLDIDDLTAVAQTCVRFKEVAANIFFRKFNNSIAERSHRGSKIVKLVKIRNILKSFGDEMCSLEASSIDAWQSDKPNDPRILQLIKKYFCGNIDDKVIASEGFQKELQLKEFHFDESMVEKANFVFARLSKLKLTKCKLLGGTEQLFANCANLTKLKLDFVHTNPAVVFEYVGRANGRRFNKYVTSANPDPCFDHCFPKLTSFSMKSITTASADDLDNFLSKNPQLKKLKIVECRQFNDVIQSVVDHVPHIEKLNVNAKCIRKKELLQLMQLNKLVIQFNKGKHENVYSALKGVARGGILLDTLRLIDFQPSEKLVKTLIEFKTLKRLELVVNSFPESSRSMLSEQLQQTEVTVVSAA; encoded by the exons ATGAATCCTAGAAAACGGAAATCAACTTCTGGAACTTCCGAAGGGTCTAGAACTAAGAAGGTTAAA AAAACTAAAAACCAACCGAAAGATGATCCAAGCACATTGCTGACCGATGTATGCAGTGATTGTTTGGctataatttttgattatctGGATATCGACGATCTCACTGCTGTGGCCCAGACCTGTGTAAGATTCAAAGAAGTGGCTGCTAATATTTTCTTCCGAAAGTTTAACAATTCAATTGCTGAACGTTCTCATCGAGGATCGAAGATCGTTAAGCTGGTAAAAATTCGAAACATATTGAAGTCGTTCGGTGACGAAATGTGTTCACTTGAAGCATCCTCGATTGATGCATGGCAATCGGATAAGCCAAACGACCCACGGATCTTGCAACTaatcaagaaatatttctgcGGAAACATTGACGATAAAGTCATCGCCAGCGAAGGATTTCAGAAAGAATTGCAACTAAAAGAATTCCATTTCGACGAGTCCATGGTCGAAAAGGCGAATTTTGTTTTCGCGCGATTGTCGAAGCTGAAACTAACGAAATGCAAGCTCTTGGGTGGTACCGAACAGTTATTCGCTAACTGTGCGAATTTGACAAAGttaaaattggattttgtTCACACGAATCCAGCAGTTGTGTTTGAGTATGTTGGAAGGGCGAACGGAAGAAGATTCAACAAGTATGTGACGAGCGCCAATCCAGATCCATGCTTCGATCATTGCTTCCCAAAGTTGACATCCTTTTCGATGAAGTCCATTACTACTGCAAGTGCTGATGATCTCGACAACTTTCTGTCAAAAAATCCTCAACTCAAAAAGCTGAAGATCGTTGAATGTCGACAATTTAACGATGTCATTCAGTCGGTTGTGGACCACGTTCCACACATTGAAAAGTTGAACGTCAATGCCAAATGTATCAGAAAGAAGGAATTGCTGCAATTGATGCAACTGAACAAGTTGGTGATACAATTTAACAAAGggaagcatgaaaatgtttacagCGCACTGAAAGGAGTCGCTAGAGGTGGGATCTTGCTCGACACGTTGAGATTGATTGATTTCCAACCATCCGAGAAACTGGTCAAGACCCTAATCGAATTTAAAACACTGAAGCGACTGGAATTGGTCGTCAACAGCTTTCCGGAATCGAGTCGATCAATGTTGTCCGAACAACTTCAGCAAACAGAAGTAACAGTTGTAAGCGCTGCATAG